The following coding sequences lie in one Populus nigra chromosome 15, ddPopNigr1.1, whole genome shotgun sequence genomic window:
- the LOC133674125 gene encoding serine/threonine-protein kinase Aurora-2 yields the protein MAIAAEAQPQEKARTDVSGAEKKRWTLNDFDMGKPLGRGKFGHVYLAREKRSNHIVALKVLFKSQLQQSQVEHQLRREVEIQSHLRHPNILRLYGYFYDQKRVYLILEYAAKGELYKELQRCKYFSERRAATYVASLARALIYCHSKHVIHRDIKPENLLIGAQGELKIADFGWSVHTFNRRHTMCGTLDYLPPEMVQSVEHDASVDIWSLGVLCYEFLYGIPPFEAKEHSDTYKRIVQVDLKFPPKPIVSSAAKDLISQMLVKDSVERLPLHKLLEHPWIVQNVDPSGIFRG from the exons ATGGCGATTGCTGCGGAGGCCCAGCCCCAAGAGAAG GCGAGAACAGATGTATCAGGGGCGGAGAAGAAGAGATGGACGCTTAACGATTTTGATATGGGAAAGCCACTTGGGCGTGGAAAGTTTGGTCATGTTTACTTAGCCAGAGAAAAAAGG AGCAATCATATTGTGGCTTTGAAGGTTCTGTTTAAGAGTCAGTTGCAACAGTCACAGGTTGAACATCAGCTCCGTCGTGAAGTTGAAATTCAGAGTCATCTTAGACATCCCAATATATTGCGCCTTTACGGTTACTTTTACGATCAG AAACGAGTTTATTTGATATTAGAATATGCAGCCAAAGGTGAACTCTACAAAGAATTGCAGAGGTGTAAATACTTCAGCGAAAGACGTGCTGCTACT TATGTTGCGTCATTAGCCAGGGCACTGATTTATTGTCACAGCAAGCATGTGATACACAGAGACATCAAGCCAGAGAACCTGTTAATTGGTGCACAG GGTGAGCTCAAGATTGCAGACTTTGGTTGGTCAGTGCACACTTTTAACCGCAGGCATACGATGTGTGGTACATTGGACTACCTCCCACCAGAGATGG TGCAAAGTGTAGAGCATGATGCTAGTGTTGATATATGGAGCCTGGGTGTTTTATGCTATGAGTTTTTATATGGCATCCCCCCGTTTGAGGCCAAGGAACACTCAGACACATACAAAAG GATTGTGCAAGTGGATCTGAAGTTCCCTCCTAAACCAATTGTCTCTTCTGCTGCAAAGGACCTTATTAGTCAG ATGCTTGTCAAGGATTCTGTTGAGCGACTACCGTTACATAAGCTACTTGAGCATCCCTGGATTGTTCAAAATGTTGATCCCTCTGGCATCTTTAGGGGTTGA